From Fastidiosipila sp., a single genomic window includes:
- a CDS encoding FtsW/RodA/SpoVE family cell cycle protein, giving the protein MKWTDQAIQRIGGDLKQSRADRFFRLLDYRMLVPVLALVIIGLTVLNSVLSKGYGAVIFDYPMNFYKQMAAVLLGLVAAFILCLFEPPAMRLIGGVVYFVSLILLLVVKIDGYRPVAGADSWIRIPLFGSFQPSELAKIGAAMMTGPVFAAMKRGELSAGRGFLRIGLLYGVPLLFIVTEPDLGTSLVLIFMFICTTFVWGVRWRTIILTMAGTIFVILPLSWQFIFNPAQKERVMTFLFRGYDKSASYHIEQSLAAITSGGLAGNRTGATVSVPVKESDFIFTAISEQLGLIGTSLVILLAIYFIAHTLRVAGRVVERSPDESYIMVALIAGVAFHFIENIGMTVGLLPITGIPLPFISYGGSAMISNFLLLGVLLNYSLNHTATLSP; this is encoded by the coding sequence ATGAAGTGGACCGACCAGGCCATCCAGCGGATCGGCGGGGACCTGAAGCAGTCGCGTGCCGACCGTTTCTTCCGCCTGCTGGACTACCGCATGCTGGTTCCTGTGCTGGCTCTGGTTATCATCGGCCTGACTGTTCTCAACAGCGTCCTTTCAAAGGGTTACGGAGCGGTCATCTTCGACTATCCCATGAATTTCTACAAGCAGATGGCGGCGGTACTCCTGGGCCTGGTGGCGGCCTTCATTCTCTGTCTTTTTGAGCCGCCCGCCATGCGGCTGATCGGCGGAGTTGTCTACTTTGTCAGCCTGATCCTGCTTCTGGTGGTCAAGATTGATGGCTACCGGCCCGTGGCGGGTGCGGACAGCTGGATCCGGATTCCTCTCTTTGGCTCCTTTCAGCCATCGGAGCTGGCCAAGATTGGCGCGGCCATGATGACCGGGCCGGTCTTTGCCGCCATGAAGCGGGGCGAGCTGTCAGCCGGCCGGGGCTTTTTGCGCATCGGCCTGCTATATGGAGTTCCCCTGCTCTTCATCGTCACTGAGCCCGATCTGGGAACCAGCCTGGTCCTGATCTTCATGTTTATTTGTACCACCTTTGTCTGGGGAGTCCGTTGGCGGACCATCATCCTGACCATGGCAGGAACCATTTTTGTCATCCTCCCCCTCTCCTGGCAATTCATCTTCAACCCGGCCCAAAAAGAGCGGGTCATGACCTTTCTCTTCCGCGGCTATGACAAATCCGCCTCCTACCATATCGAACAATCCCTGGCCGCCATCACTTCGGGAGGACTTGCGGGAAACCGGACAGGCGCGACCGTCAGCGTACCCGTCAAGGAGTCGGATTTTATTTTCACCGCCATCTCGGAGCAGCTGGGCCTGATCGGCACCAGCTTGGTCATTTTGCTGGCAATCTACTTCATCGCCCATACCCTGCGGGTGGCAGGCAGGGTGGTGGAGCGCTCGCCCGATGAGTCCTACATCATGGTGGCCCTGATCGCCGGGGTGGCCTTTCACTTCATTGAAAACATCGGCATGACGGTGGGCCTGCTTCCCATCACAGGCATCCCCCTTCCTTTCATCAGCTATGGCGGGTCGGCCATGATATCCAACTTCCTTTTGCTGGGCGTCCTGCTCAACTATTCCCTGAACCACACAGCCACGCTTTCGCCCTAG
- the lgt gene encoding prolipoprotein diacylglyceryl transferase, translated as MRCLLQYQVSFPGLGIENLTVNREAFSFNLFGRQLTVFWYGLIFTIAIVVCIAIALIRAGKYGFSTDDILDYFLWMIPLILIGSRIYYVAFEWNQFKGSLAAIFDLRQGGLAFYGGVIGGMLAVAIAARIKRTKLHRIYDYLAVLIPLGQGIGRWGNFFNQEAFGTNTRLPWGMISEGTRRGLAALNPDPANPLPGLDPHLPVHPTFLYEFVANMIIFGILLAVHKRQKRPWTTVLAYFFLYGIVRFFVEGVRTDSLVFEVFGQTVRISQLLSAIMVAGSILAFIVSRARDAKRQRLIAAMQAGSGQLPEYSAADDSDPGEVKTARP; from the coding sequence ATGCGTTGCCTTTTGCAGTACCAGGTCTCCTTTCCCGGGCTGGGCATTGAGAACCTGACCGTCAACCGGGAAGCCTTTTCCTTCAACCTCTTCGGCCGTCAGCTGACCGTCTTCTGGTACGGTCTGATTTTTACCATCGCCATTGTGGTCTGCATCGCCATCGCCTTGATCCGGGCCGGGAAATACGGTTTTTCCACTGACGACATCCTGGATTACTTCCTGTGGATGATTCCCCTGATCCTGATCGGATCCAGAATCTATTATGTGGCCTTTGAGTGGAATCAATTCAAGGGCTCTCTTGCTGCCATCTTCGACCTGCGCCAGGGGGGACTGGCCTTTTACGGCGGCGTGATCGGCGGCATGCTGGCCGTGGCCATCGCCGCCCGGATCAAGCGGACCAAGCTTCACCGCATTTACGATTATCTGGCCGTCCTGATTCCCCTGGGTCAGGGGATCGGGCGCTGGGGAAATTTTTTCAACCAGGAAGCTTTCGGGACCAACACCCGCCTGCCCTGGGGCATGATCAGCGAGGGAACGAGGCGGGGCCTGGCGGCCCTGAATCCCGATCCGGCCAACCCCTTGCCGGGTTTGGATCCCCACTTGCCGGTTCATCCCACTTTTCTTTACGAGTTTGTTGCCAACATGATCATTTTCGGCATCCTGCTCGCCGTCCATAAGCGGCAAAAGCGCCCCTGGACCACGGTTCTGGCCTATTTCTTCCTTTACGGAATCGTTCGTTTCTTCGTTGAGGGCGTGCGAACCGATTCCCTGGTATTCGAGGTATTCGGCCAGACCGTCAGGATCTCCCAGCTTTTGTCCGCCATCATGGTGGCCGGTTCAATCCTTGCCTTCATCGTGTCCCGGGCCAGGGACGCAAAGCGCCAGCGTCTGATCGCGGCCATGCAGGCCGGGTCCGGTCAGCTGCCCGAGTATTCGGCTGCCGATGATTCCGACCCGGGCGAGGTCAAAACGGCAAGGCCATGA
- the ribF gene encoding riboflavin biosynthesis protein RibF, translated as MKVFRGLEGVSKKERGIALGVFDGVHLGHQALIRSLLEKCREANLIPAALTFSYEGGFGFDRKPLGHAFIMSEEEKLAALKQAGVREVFLAPLTDSFLSLSPADFLEEVIAKRLGGRLLAMGEDGHFGWQGRGDADFLEDYASSHALQPLIVEDVLWEGAKVSSSRIRCLLAAGEMEKAAAMMTRLFRLSGTVIQGRRIGSSIGFPTANIPYPVRSALIRRGVYASRVRAGEKEFPAVTSVGLAPSVHREHRELLVESFLYGFDGVLYGQPLEVAFLSFIRDEVRFESLDELKSRIAQDIEIVRSLHGL; from the coding sequence TTGAAGGTATTTCGTGGCCTGGAAGGTGTCAGCAAAAAAGAACGGGGAATCGCCCTGGGTGTCTTCGACGGCGTCCATCTGGGTCATCAGGCCCTGATCCGGTCCCTGCTTGAAAAATGCCGGGAGGCGAACCTGATTCCTGCCGCCCTGACTTTTTCCTATGAGGGCGGTTTCGGTTTTGACCGCAAGCCCCTGGGCCACGCTTTCATCATGTCGGAAGAGGAAAAACTGGCTGCCCTGAAGCAAGCCGGCGTCAGGGAGGTTTTTCTGGCTCCGCTGACCGACAGCTTTTTGAGCTTGTCTCCGGCCGATTTTCTGGAAGAGGTCATCGCCAAGCGGCTGGGCGGGCGGCTGCTTGCCATGGGGGAAGACGGTCATTTTGGCTGGCAGGGCCGGGGTGACGCTGATTTTCTTGAAGACTACGCTTCCAGCCACGCGCTCCAGCCCCTGATTGTCGAGGATGTCCTTTGGGAGGGTGCCAAGGTGTCGAGTTCCAGGATCCGCTGCCTGCTGGCGGCCGGGGAAATGGAAAAAGCCGCGGCCATGATGACACGGCTCTTCCGTCTTTCGGGCACGGTGATCCAGGGCCGCCGGATCGGTTCGTCGATCGGATTTCCCACCGCCAACATCCCTTACCCCGTCCGCTCCGCCCTGATCAGGCGCGGTGTCTACGCCAGCCGGGTCCGTGCCGGGGAGAAGGAGTTCCCGGCCGTCACAAGCGTGGGCCTGGCTCCCTCGGTCCACCGTGAGCACCGGGAGCTGCTGGTTGAGTCCTTCCTTTATGGCTTTGACGGGGTCCTTTACGGCCAGCCCCTGGAGGTGGCATTTTTATCCTTTATCCGCGACGAAGTCCGTTTTGAATCGCTTGATGAACTCAAGAGCCGGATTGCGCAGGATATCGAAATTGTCCGCTCCCTGCATGGGTTATGA
- the truB gene encoding tRNA pseudouridine(55) synthase TruB, whose product MTEPAEGILIVNKEAGMTSADVVARVRRISGIRRVGHTGTLDPFATGVLPVCTGRATAAAGFMLNWAKRYRCGIRLGYTTSTLDSQGQVTEEAADPSRWRSFLDEKDRGASARLKEAVNSLTAIRSQQAPLYSAVKVKGKPLYRYAREGLEVERPVRQVTVHEAALLGVEPDEAGYPLVTVEFLVSAGTYIRSLAGRLGELVACPAHAAWLVRLAAGHFDLSMACQLDSLADGWTDFLRPVGEAFRGWPGLELTRKEALDLAHGRQIACSEEAVAAPSGEAGRLSPPPDVHWLACRLEGRLIAAATREEDGLLRARRVFVRPQEL is encoded by the coding sequence ATGACCGAACCGGCCGAGGGAATCCTGATTGTCAACAAGGAAGCGGGCATGACCTCAGCTGACGTGGTCGCGCGGGTGCGCCGCATCTCCGGCATCCGGCGCGTCGGCCATACGGGCACCCTGGATCCTTTTGCGACGGGGGTCCTGCCCGTCTGCACAGGCCGGGCGACGGCAGCGGCCGGCTTCATGCTCAACTGGGCCAAGCGCTACCGGTGCGGCATCAGGCTGGGCTACACCACCTCCACCCTGGACTCCCAGGGGCAGGTGACGGAAGAGGCAGCTGATCCCTCCCGTTGGCGCTCCTTTCTGGATGAAAAAGACAGGGGGGCGTCAGCCCGCCTGAAGGAGGCTGTCAACTCCCTGACGGCCATCCGTTCGCAGCAGGCTCCCCTTTACTCGGCCGTCAAGGTCAAAGGTAAACCCCTCTACCGCTACGCCCGGGAGGGGCTGGAAGTGGAGCGGCCCGTCCGGCAGGTCACCGTGCATGAGGCGGCCCTTCTGGGCGTCGAACCCGATGAGGCCGGCTACCCGCTGGTAACGGTTGAATTTCTGGTCAGCGCCGGCACCTACATCCGCTCCCTGGCCGGCCGGCTGGGAGAGCTTGTTGCCTGCCCGGCCCATGCGGCCTGGCTGGTACGTCTGGCAGCAGGTCATTTCGATCTTTCCATGGCCTGCCAGCTGGATTCGCTGGCAGATGGCTGGACAGACTTCCTGCGCCCGGTCGGCGAGGCCTTTCGGGGCTGGCCCGGGCTGGAACTCACTCGAAAAGAAGCGCTGGACCTGGCCCATGGGCGGCAGATTGCCTGCAGTGAGGAAGCTGTTGCCGCGCCTTCCGGCGAAGCCGGCCGGCTGTCGCCGCCCCCTGATGTCCATTGGCTGGCCTGCAGGCTGGAGGGCCGCCTGATCGCTGCCGCCACCCGGGAAGAAGATGGCCTTTTGCGGGCCCGCCGGGTCTTTGTCCGGCCGCAAGAATTGTAG